From Apium graveolens cultivar Ventura chromosome 9, ASM990537v1, whole genome shotgun sequence, the proteins below share one genomic window:
- the LOC141682486 gene encoding protein CYPRO4: protein MGGSQSREGLDLSDYESDSDSQSDVSAVDDYHDAVADVSSKTLENIDTKLQKLKIKESQTLEKRRENAVKLYLHVGGSTAQGKWIVAEKLTYYSISKTNRKEVEEVEELGESELDELCGGRDEFWVLRVGSKVRGRIGIEMQLKMFGDQRRVDFVERGVWAMRFGSDEGYRKFVGEFSDCLFENVYGMRASEESKVKVYGKDFLGWDKPEIADDTMWEDADDGVWKSGEKKASLRGNVDQDLLEEFEEEATAGGGGIQSLALGALDNSFLVSGSGVQVVKNFSHGIHGKGVYVKFDNGGKRGIGGSGSNVTPKKALLMRGETNMLLMSPLKEGKPHATGLNQLDIETGRVVTEWKFEKDGCDISMRDITNDSKGSQLDHSESTFLGLDDNRLCQWDMRDRAGMVQTIASANSPVLHWNQGHQFSRGTNFQCFASTGDGSIVVGSLDGKIRLYSNKSMRQAKTAFPGLGSPITHVDVTYDGKWVLGTTDTYLILICTLFTDKDGKTKTGFGGRMGNKIPAPRLLKLTPVDSHMAGKNNKFHGGQFSWVTEGGKQERHLVATVGKFSVVWNFQQVKNSAHHCYQNQQGLKSCYCYKIVPKDESIIESRFMHDKFALTDSPEAPLVVATPMKVSSFSMSGKR, encoded by the exons ATGGGCGGTTCGCAAAGCCGCGAAGGTCTCGATCTCTCCGACTACGAATCCGATTCCGACTCCCAATCCGACGTCTCCGCCGTCGACGATTACCACGACGCCGTCGCTGACGTCAGCAGCAAAACCCTAGAAAACATAGATACCAAGTTACAGAAGCTGAAAATCAAGGAATCGCAAACCCTAGAAAAGAGGCGGGAAAATGCTGTGAAGCTGTATTTACATGTGGGTGGGAGTACGGCGCAGGGGAAGTGGATAGTTGCGGAGAAATTGACGTATTATTCGATATCGAAAACTAATCGAAAAGAGGTGGAGGAGGTGGAGGAATTGGGGGAAAGTGAGTTGGATGAGTTGTGTGGAGGGAGAGATGAGTTTTGGGTGTTGAGAGTGGGAAGTAAAGTTAGGGGTAgaattggaattgagatgcaattGAAGATGTTTGGTGATCAAAGGAGAGTTGATTTTGTCGAACGGGGCGTGTGGGCGATGAGATTTGGGAGTGATGAGGGGTATAGGAAGTTTGTGGGGGAGTTTTCGGATTGTTTGTTTGAGAATGTGTATGGAATGAGGGCTAGTGAGGAGAGTAAGGTGAAGGTTTATGGGAAGGATTTTTTGGGGTGGGATAAGCCCGAGATTGCGGATGATACGATGTGGGAGGATGCGGATGATGGGGTTTGGAAGAGTGGGGAGAAGAAGGCGAGTTTGAGGGGTAATGTGGATCAGGATTTGTTGGAGGAATTTGAGGAGGAGGCGACAGCGGGTGGGGGTGGGATTCAGAGTTTAGCGTTAGGAGCGTTGGATAATAGTTTTTTGGTTAGTGGTTCGGGGGTTCAGGTTGTGAAGAATTTTAGTCATGGGATTCATGGGAAGGGGGTTTATGTGAAGTTTGATAATGGGGGTAAAAGGGGGATTGGAGGGAGTGGGAGTAATGTGACTCCGAAGAAGGCTTTGTTGATGAGGGGGGAGACGAATATGTTGTTGATGAGTCCGTTGAAGGAGGGGAAGCCTCATGCTACGGGGTTGAATCAGTTGGATATTGAGACGGGGAGGGTGGTTACGGAGTGGAAGTTTGAGAAGGATGGGTGTGATATTTCGATGAGGGATATTACGAATGATAGTAAGGGATCACAGTTGGATCATTCGGAGAGTACGTTTTTGGGGTTGGATGATAATAGGTTGTGTCAGTGGGATATGAGGGATAGGGCGGGTATGGTTCAGACTATTGCAAGTGCTAATTCTCCGGTGTTGCATTGGAATCAGGGGCATCAGTTTTCTAGAGGGACGAATTTTCAGTGTTTTGCGTCTACAGGTGATGGTTCGATTGTGGTTGGGTCTCTTGATGGCAAGATTAGGTTGTATTCGAATAAATCTATGAGGCAAGCTAAGACTGCTTTCCCAGGGCTGGGATCACCGATTACTCATGTTGATGTCACTTATGATGGGAAATGggtgttgggaaccacggacaCGTATTTGATCCTTATATGCACCCTATTTACCGACAAAGATGGAAAGACTAAAACAGGATTTGGTGGTAGAATGGGGAATAAGATTCCTGCTCCAAGGTTGCTGAAGCTGACCCCTGTGGATTCGCATATGGCTGGAAAGAACAACAAGTTCCATGGAGGTCAATTCTCATGG GTCACTGAAGGCGGGAAACAAGAACGCCACTTGGTGGCAACAGTAGGAAAGTTTAGTGTGGTTTGGAATTTTCAGCAAGTGAAGAATAGTGCCCACCATTGCTACCAGAATCAACAAGGTCTCAAGAGCTGCTATTGTTATAAGATTGTGCCGAAGGATGAGTCCATCATTGAAAGTCGCTTCATGCATGACAAGTTCGCTCTTACAGACTCTCCTGAAGCTCCTTTGGTAGTTGCGACACCAATGAAAGTTTCCTCTTTCAGCATGTCTGGAAAGCGATAG
- the LOC141687321 gene encoding thioredoxin-like protein YLS8, giving the protein MSYLLPHLHSGWAVDQAILAEEERLVVIRFGHDWDETCMQMDEVLSSVAETIKNFAVIYLVDITEVPDFNTMYELYDPSTVMFFFRNKHIMIDLGTGNNNKINWAMKDKQEFIDIIETVYRGARKGRGLVIAPKDYSTKYRY; this is encoded by the exons ATGTCGTATTTGCTACCACACTTGCACTCAGGATGGGCAGTAGACCAGGCTATTCTCGCTGAAGAAGAACGTCTCGTCGTCATCCGCTTCGGTCACGATTGGGATGAAACTTGTATGCAG ATGGATGAAGTACTATCTTCGGTTGCTGAGACAATAAAGAACTTCGCTGTCATTTATCTCGTGGATATTACGGAGGTGCCTGATTTCAACACTATGTATGAACTTTACGATCCTTCGACTGTGATGTTCTTTTTCAGGAACAAGCATATTATGATTGATCTTGGTACTGGGAACAACAATAAGATTAATTGGGCAATGAAGGACAAGCAGGAGTTTATTGACATTATCGAAACAGTCTATCGTGGAGCAAGGAAAGGCCGTGGATTGGTTATTGCACCGAAAGATTACTCCACCAAGTACCGCTATTAG
- the LOC141686978 gene encoding putative LRR receptor-like serine/threonine-protein kinase At1g67720: protein MTMWICIFFFFLQCLLIIPLSVNAYPDPKGYLINCGSTTEVVEENGLRYVPDHDYISVGNIATINKPGVMPRLTSLRYFNDTFARKFCYILPVKQGEKFLVRATYYYGQFDGGKEPPIFDQIIDGTLWGIVNTTEDYDKGLTSYYEIVVKAQSNSLSVCLARNGHTVSTPFISALEVLVLSKALYNATDFDKYGLTTIARTSFGSGRDIISYPDDPFNRYWQPFWDKNVVENSQTNVTPSAFWNSPPAKAFQSALTSSRGSTLTVRWTEYELPSSQYYVALYFQDTRTESPDHWRNFNVSINNETLYNDINVTTRGLTVYGTEMFLQGKIEITMTPRSDMSVGPVISAGEILHFLPISGRTLLGDAIVMEEFSKSLVNLPPDWTGDPCLPKAQSWTGVTCTGGEQVRIVTLNLTGLGISGTLPKDIAKLSAISSMWFADNNISGPIPDMTSMNSLESLHLEGNQLEGSIPQSLGQLPKLSELFLQNNQLTGIIPNNLSTRKDINMQVSGNRLSAGAM, encoded by the exons ATGACAATGTGGATAtgtatcttcttcttctttctccaATGCCTCCTCATCATTCCTCTCTCTGTCAATGCTTATCCAGACCCCAAAG GTTACTTGATAAATTGCGGATCAACAACTGAAGTTGTAGAAGAAAATGGCCTAAGATATGTTCCGGATCATGACTATATATCTGTTGGTAACATTGCAACTATTAATAAACCCGGGGTGATGCCTAGATTGACCTCGTTAAGGTATTTCAACGATACTTTTGCAAGAAAGTTTTGTTACATTTTACCGGTAAAACAGGGAGAAAAATTTCTGGTAAGGGCCACTTACTACTATGGACAATTTGATGGAGGAAAGGAGCCTCCGATTTTTGATCAGATTATTGATGGAACCTTGTGGGGAATTGTTAATACCACCGAGGATTATGACAAGGGTCTTACTTCATACTATGAGATCGTTGTCAAGGCTCAGTCGAATTCATTAAGCGTTTGCTTAGCAAGAAATGGACATACTGTTTCAACCCCGTTTATCTCAGCTCTTGAGGTGCTGGTTCTTAGTAAAGCTCTTTACAATGCCACTGATTTCGATAAATATGGGCTAACTACTATTGCTCGGACTTCCTTTGGATCTGGTCGAGATATTATTAG TTATCCAGATGATCCATTCAACCGCTACTGGCAACCTTTTTGGGATAAAAATGTGGTTGAGAATAGCCAAACAAACGTAACGCCTTCAGCATTCTGGAACAGTCCACCAGCAAAGGCATTTCAATCTGCACTCACATCAAGCCGTGGGAGTACTCTCACAGTCAGATGGACCGAGTATGAATTGCCTTCCAGTCAATACTATGTTGCACTTTACTTCCAAGATACCAGAACCGAAAGTCCAGATCACTGGAGAAATTTCAATGTCAGTATAAACAATGAAACTCTTTACAACGACATCAATGTCACTACTAGAGGTTTAACTGTTTATGGCACAGAAATGTTTCTCCAAGGGAAGATAGAGATCACCATGACTCCAAGAAGTGACATGTCTGTTGGTCCTGTGATCAGTGCTGGGGAAATCTTACATTTTTTGCCTATAAGCGGAAGGACTCTTCTTGGAGATG CAATAGTAATGGAAGAATTTTCCAAAAGCCTTGTTAACTTACCTCCGGATTGGACTGGAGATCCGTGCCTGCCTAAAGCACAATCGTGGACTGGAGTTACTTGCACCGGAGGTGAACAAGTTAGAATTGTCACCCT GAACCTAACAGGCTTAGGAATCTCCGGGACACTGCCCAAAGATATAGCCAAGTTATCTGCCATTTCCAGTAT GTGGTTTGCAGATAATAACATTTCAGGTCCAATTCCAGATATGACCTCAATGAATTCCCTGGAATCCTT GCATTTGGAGGGCAATCAATTGGAAGGATCAATTCCTCAGTCCCTGGGCCAACTTCCAAAACTAAGCGAACT ATTTCTCCAGAACAACCAACTCACAGGAATCATTCCAAACAACCTATCAACAAGAAAGGATATAAATATGCA GGTCTCAGGGAATAGACTGTCAGCTGGGGCTATGTAA
- the LOC141687013 gene encoding protein disulfide-isomerase SCO2 encodes MLPLNPNLIFSPSSSPPLSPPSSSFRCLAVVPAGPSFPRRWFSFTTITNVSNLISFENDVVLEAEKKKRVNGKEMKVNAKERWSRDRESYLTDDDDALPLPMTYPNTSPVSPDVIDKRLRCDPVVEDCKEVVYEWTGKCRSCQGSGLVSYYNKRGKETICKCIPCLGVGYVQKFTARTDIDVMEDIDVIEGLGNGKPP; translated from the exons ATGTTGCCATTAAACCCTAACCTCATCTTCTCTCCCTCCTCATCTCCCCCTCTCTCCCCACCGTCTTCTTCTTTCCGGTGCCTCGCCGTCGTTCCGGCCGGTCCTTCATTTCCCCGGCGGTGGTTCAGTTTCACGACTATCACCAACGTCTCCAATCTAATCAGCTTCGAAAACGACGTCGTTTTGGAAGCTgagaagaagaagagagttaATGGGAAGGAAATGAAGGTGAATGCGAAGGAGAGATGGTCGAGAGATAGAGAGAGTTATTTGACTGACGATGATGATGCTCTTCCTCTTCCTATGACGTATCCGAATACGAGCCCCGTGTCGCCTGATGTTATCGATAAGCGTCTTCGGTGTGATCCGGTTGTCGAG GATTGTAAAGAAGTGGTTTATGAATGGACTGGAAAGTGCAGGAGCTGCCAAGGATCGGGTCTTGTTAGTTACTACAATAAAAGAGGAAAAGAAACTATCTGTAAATGCATACCATGCCTTGGAGTTG GTTATGTGCAAAAATTTACAGCTCGGACGGATATTGATGTGATGGAGGATATCGATGTGATTGAAGGTTTGGGTAATGGAAAGCCTCCTTGA